In Eleginops maclovinus isolate JMC-PN-2008 ecotype Puerto Natales chromosome 19, JC_Emac_rtc_rv5, whole genome shotgun sequence, the sequence GCTCGTCATTGGGTGAAGAGTTCAGAGGTCAGAAGGTCATGTGTTAGTTGCCGGTGGCGGCTAGGTGgttagaaacaaaaacaaaacaaacagaaaaaaaagatagaaaggATATTAGTGTCAGCAAGAAGAGACTGGAATGACatcattttaacaataaaatgaatgcaatctCTTATGTCGCCCCTGCTCCTAGTTCCCATGCCAATACGAGATGAACCCAGCTAATATCATTACAATCATGACGCCGTAACGTCATGATGCCCACGGCTAAGCCCCCACCCTGAATCAGGAAGCTTGGCGGTTTAATTTAAGCGCACATTGCCcccaaaatcaaaacagaagCAAAGAGAGGTCGAACAGACAAACAGAATAAGAACATAGATCTAGTGTTTTAGTGTCTTCAGGTTGGAGTGCACGTTACAAACGGTGTGATTAGTAGTGAGGAGACTCACTAGTGTTATGTGAGGATAACTGTGACTAGTGTTACATGTGCAATGAATAGATGAATCGATGTCTTCCGattctttctctttatttagcAGTAtagttttatataatataaatatacacaggaaccataaatacatttgatataaaatgctcaaatataaaaatgacagtACCTCATGTacaactgaaatgtttaaatgtgttttagcttttgttttgtttttcaatctaTTTGCAATACACTGGAGAGAATGCAAGCTACCTCAGCTCATGTCTGTGCGTGTCTATCTtccatagaaaaataaaatgctaaataaatttGAGTTTTCAAGGTGAAATGTTGCGCGGTAGCATCAGTGCTACGTATTTTCTGCCTACCATGTCTCTCAGATACAGTATAGAAATGTTGCTCCTTTTGCTCCTTATGAGCGGCGGAGATAAATCATGTATGGGATCAAACCTGCTCCATTTTAGGCTCTAATCTCACATCAGAGGAATGTCATTAAACACCGTCAACGCTGCCTGCGTAATACTAGCTGTCCTGGCGTCACAGCTGCATAAACCAAAAGCTGTTCAAATCACTTTTGCCTGAGCTTTGACATATACACCTtctccatatactgtatatgttaagtactaaatgtaaacaaaatgtgcAGACCACAATCAACCATTTAGctggtgtgtgggtgtatggGGTGGGAAAGGTGGCAGggggaaaggaaaacaaaatacaatacagaCGAGATACAAATTCCCAACTAAGGCATTGAGGCATAATAGGCATAATAATCATTGAAATTCATCAATCAATAGCAGAGTATCTAGGAGACTAAACTGACCTCTGTCAGCGGTCACAATCCTTTGGTAAGGATGGACCCGCGTGTCATGCCGTCTCACTTTAGTAGCCATTGCACCTAGATTGTAACAGGTCCACAAGGTTAGAAACCATTCACTTTgagcaggggaaaaaaaacagtcatctTTTACAGTAataacattcacatttttaacCATTAGCATAATAATGCTTGAATACAATAATGCACAGATAGCAACATAATACAGATTATAttacatgtacacacaccacacagagCTTTGCTTTTACTTGTAAAAAATGCAGTAGAAAAAAAGACTACGCAATCATTTTGGAGTTTAACTTggtatttaaaaatgcataacTTAAGTAATAAAAACCACAGTGCTCAGAGTTATATAGAGGACTCTTTGAGAAGGGGCAGGCAAAGGGTACAGGCTCCTGGGCTGTCTGGGAAAATAATGTGATTCTTCCTCTCGGATCCAGAGGGGAATTGAGAGAAatttgtctctttatttttgaaaggtGGGGGAATCCAATACAGCTCTGATGGTAATTGAATAGTGCCAGACAGCacctgcctctccctctctctcattttctctttcaccaTTTCTTTCCAACTCAATCTGTTCTCTGGCGGTAGAGCCTGTCATTTTCCTCTTATATTTGTCACAACTGATTCCTCCCTGCTGCAGCGCTTGACACCGCCTCGTGTTTAGGACACACAAACTGTTTGCGTGTCATTGTATGTTCAAGTGCTACAAAATCTGACGCTCAGGAATACGGAAAAATAAAACCAGCCCTCCCAAAGGAAGAGGGGACactggaaaaaaatgtgttttccaagaCTTTCTTCTGGCATTGTCAGGTTATGAGGGAGTTTTGGCTTATAACTACGCAGCCACCTACACTACTCTGAGGAAGCAGATGgcctgacatttatttattctcagAGCAGCCAATGTCTGCTAGATACAGTAGCACAGGCAGCTGAACCAAgcgcatgagtgtgtgtgagcaagagTGTGTTCCACAGGGCCCTGTGTTGCTGAAGGCACCAATCGATAGTGTgagtaaataaaatgcactaAGCTGGTGTAACCCTGCAAGTTAAAGAGAGGAAAGCCAGTCAGCTGCCCCTGTCTGTTCTACACATGAATCCCAGAGGAGCGCCAAATACACAGGTCAGCTAAAACCTCGCTCATGTCTGCTGCTGCCTGATGATCCCTGGGACAACATTAGAGGACTACTGTGTCAAATTAAAGCTGGCAAGCAACTGACTTCCTCTGTCTTAACATGGGAAGCCGCTTGCTTTTGTTCACGCCTCAATACACCATATGATGCATCAGACTCTGTTGCGTCAATATCTGTCCATTTTCTCTTTGGTCCGCAGATGTGTTGGGCTTAAAGCACCAAAGAgaattaatataatatatagaccCTGGTGTTGAACCGGACTCCTGACACAGAGCTAAGGGGAGCGTCAGGCGTGAGCACAGAGCTTGAGTTCAAGAGGGGTGAAGCTAAGACAAtggagagaggggaaggagaaTAAAAAAGGGAAGACTGGAGGAATTTAATGAACATCACCAGTGGGAGTGAGAGAGGAACTATCTACAGGCATCAAGGCCTGCCTGCAGTGAACAGCACAGAGAAATAATttcaaaagctgcagaaatcCAAGGGGATCTGCCACCAGACTGAACATGCCTGCAGGCCAGTGCACGGAAGGGTTCAGGCTGTGTGTATGCGAGTGTGCTCCTCTCTGCGTGCCTCATTTCACAGTGAGGAAAGTCCTCTTATAGGAACCTTGCAGAGAAAGAGGCCATGTAAACCTGAGAGCATAAATGTTTGGCGAGAGCGTAATTAAAAACAGTGAAATTACCTTATTCTAGATTATAAAGAAAACTTCCCAAGCCCTCACAGGGTCCTTTTGTCCCCCTTTGCCTTGTTAATACAGTGTCCATATGAGCCACATAGCTGGTAATCTCATTACCCAGAGCTCCACCATCACATCCACCCTGTaagtttgtctgtttttcatctTCAGGTGGACATGACATATTTACCTTTCAACAAGTCCTGACTGTGGCTCATGGCAGCCGCGTCCAGCATCCCCACTCCGGGGTAAAACAAGCCCTCATGTCCAGAGGGGCCAAAGTTGGCTGTACCTGCTGGACCCATGCTAGCCCAGGCTCTCTTACCTAGAACCCCACTGTGCTCGATGGGGTACTCCAGCAGGGAGGTGGGTGCCAGGGTGTATGGGTAATCGTAAGGGGATGTGTAGATAAGCCCGCCATCCGGTGAGGGAGGCACCAGGGTGGGGGTGCCATTGGGCAGCATGGCAGCCATCTGAGGTTGCCGGATGAGGTTCATGATGGGGCCCCCTCCCGGTGTTTGGGGCCGGAGCGCCTGGGGAGGCAACACCTGACCCGTGGGGGTCGCTATGAGACGTTGGCCTTGAGCGGCTGCTGCCGCCGCTGCAAGAGAGAATGCAAGGGTGGCTGCCATAAGCAAGAGAGTGAAGGACAGGAgtagaagagaaagaaagaaggacaAGAGATAAAGGTGTGGTGTGGTTGATCGTAATCACAGATGAACAGTGAAAGGTGAAAATACAAAAGGCGGAAAAAGAAGGGGGAACGGGAATGGCAGGTAGAGGGGAAAGGAAGGGAGCAAAAGGGAAAATTAGTCCATGCAATGACCATGGTGGTGAACCACAAAAGCCACAATCTGTTGCAAAGGAAAATTAACATAgccaaacaaaataataaaatgccCCTTACAccaaaacacaagcacacaatgCTGCAGTCATCCCCAACGCATCCAAAGCATACAAATCACCATGGCAGCGATACATTCATCTACTGGAAATGGCATAGGTGAGCTAACAACACATGCCAACAGAAATAGAGCTGCTGATAATGTGTGGAGGAGAAACTTCAATCAGAGCATCATGACCTACATTTCTTACAACTTAAAACATGTTGATCCCACACAGTCAGCAGTCGATTTAAGTTGGagaacaaatgaacacacaaagaTCATTTTTTCAAAGTGGTTCTGCATCAGCGCGGGCCGTGAGCTGTGCCACACAAGCTTCCCCAAAGGCAGGTCAATTTATTCCAGCACCATGGTAACTACAGTTAGATGGTGGGCCAGTTCATCATGGTTAACATATTAGCAGATGTTAGATTAGGAATATGAAACAGTGAAATTAATCAATTCTAGTTTCATTTCATACATTTGCACACAAATATAATACAGTTTGAAGTTTGATGGTATTTATTAGTAAAGGGTCCAGATAGTAATACTCTAATATGTTTTATGATGAAATTGTTTGGCCTTTAAtcattctttatatatttagatCCAGGATGTGATTCTGCATTTAGAAATAGGTGATTGTGGAGCAAACACTGTCGATACGCGAGCTGGTGACCAACATGCAGAGTGGAGCAATGTGCCGAGAGTGTAGCGTCCGCCGAGAGCAAGTGATACAGAGCGATGgctgggggaggggagggggggggaatggatggatggagaggaaagaaataCGGAGTAGAACAGAATGGAAGTCGGTGTACTCATGGAGGAGTAGGTAACATGTTTGGAGAGCTTGAGAGAGAAGAGATCTGCTAGTGGTGGGAAATAAGATGTTGTATGTACACAGCAGGTTGACTAGACATTATTTAAGAAGTTAACAGCATTAATTAATGCCAACtacagaaaacacaatatataagGTCAATGATGTTAAAAGATTAGTTGTTTATGGTAATAGATTAAACTGGAGATGTGTGGAGGCTGACTTACgtgttttgatgttgttgtcCCTGTATGTCCCGTTGAGAATGGCCAGCTCCATCAGCTGCATCTTCTTCAAATTGTCTTCTCCCTCCGCCtgtagaaaaacacaaactttaaTGTCCGTTCACACCACACACTCGTTCCAATTAATTTCACAAGCTGAGGCCCCTTTATAGGCCAATTGAAACAAGCCACATGACGACCATTTCACCAAAGTACATGCCCGGGCGTTGTTAGGGGGCTGCAGCGGGGCGGCTAAATCATTTAGACAATGCATGTCGTCTGCTCTCCAGCGGCACCGCTTGGTTTGGGGAAACAGAGATGGAGATAAACTAAAGTGCTGTTGTTGTGGCAAAGTGCCACGTTGTTACCAAAATGCTGACAGACACATTAAGTGTGGGAATGCATATTCATAATCCATATCAGAGCAATAATTACTGTCATTTTCTTTGCTCCCTTGTGCGCAATCAAATTCGCAATAAACGCCCAGGCTAATGTCAGCCCTGTCAATTAATGtttggataaataaatacaaaagccGCAGCCACTGTCATTATCGCCAAATTAGGGGACCCAAATTATTCACGGAAAGCAATTAAGATAGCACCCCCCCACTCCTACTTACACCCATTCATTCCTCCCCCTTTCTGCACACCCTTACCTCCACCCCCAAACTCTATTTCCCGTGAAGCTAGCAAACACTCAATAACCATGACAACACAACAGCTCCTGTGATTCTCCAGGTTGTGCAGAGTTACTTTGTGTGGCTCTCAACACTGAAGGGTGCAGGGACAGCATGTGAGCCTCGGCCCCTCCTTCAGTGAACTATTGGCTTCATGCTTTGTTCTGCTATAAAAAAGGTACATTCAAATGCTTCTTTATCATTTCAActcacaaatacaaaaaaaggtgcCATCTGCACTTGAACACATCACGGCCTGTGAGGTGTGGCAGTAATAGCGGCAGGATGGCAGACACTGAACCCCTCTATTCTATCTCTGCAGTCTCTCCCACACCAAGTTTAACAACAGTATGCAGCTCTATTCAGAGATGATAAGGGAAGAAAGACATGGAaggggagagggaaagaaaagaaagaagaatgaGGGCTCAGAGTTAAGCCCTCCCATGAGACTCCTCTTCAACACGgccacagagagagggagagaaagagtgaggtTAAGCAAGAGAAAAAGTGACAGAGGCTGGTCTCCCTTGACTAAATATAAGGCAGTGGCTTCAGAGCAGTCACAGTATTCAactgtgcgagtgtgtgtgtgtgtgtgtgtgtgtgtgtgtgtgtgtgtgtgtgtgtgtgtgtgtgtgtgtgtgtgtgtgtgtgtgtgtgtgtgtgtaatgtttagTGTACCACAGAGCTGCCAATTAATGAAGCAAAGAAATCTCTACTGCTTTCTGCCCCTTGCTACCTCTGCTCTGGCTCTCTCTTCCTTTAATGGGGAAACCTCAGTTTTCTGTATATCACTTTTTCCAACAAAAAACGACAAAAGGCTACTAAAGTAAACACTAGTGATTTAGTGTACAGAAAGATGCTACTGTACAAAGagcttcaaatgaaatgatcaaTTCATTATGCCTCCTTATTTACATCGAAACATTAAATCAGAAGCTGCCCTCTACAGCTTTGACTGAAAAAAGGCTGCTACCACAAAATAAGGAAACAGctgttcttttccttttgtcttcactgcgtgtgcatgtgtgtctcaCAAAAACTCTGCCAGTTGTTTTTGGAAGTGGGCCAAGACGACTTCGTAGACAATGTTGAAAAATGAGcggaggagaaagaaaaggaaaagacaaaatagAGAACACAACTTCTCCAGATGCAATTCATAAGGAGGGGCTGAATGTGTAAAGTCTTCAAAGCTTAACAAATCCGTTgcaacaataaatcaaacattagcttttacttttaacagtaTGGAGAGCTGTATGAACAAAAACCCATGATTGATGAAACCGTTTGTTGTTAGCCTCACCTGGCTCCCAACATCCATTTAAACAGATACTGAGTCGTTCCTCTTACGTCAAGCACAGGAAGTCCTTATGAACAAGGGGTCCTCCTGAAGTTCAAACCAGAGAACCACAGATCCGGTGTGGCTTCACTTAAACACTCTGGGACAAGACTAACCTTTTAAATTAGACCAAAAATAATGAGCACATTTGGGGGTTGGTTTCTAATAGGAGTGAATGTGTGAAAGGGGGAAGAATATGGGTAGCTCAGTGAAAGGCTGCAGCTGAGGACAATTGCAtgcagggatgtgtgtgtgaggctgctAGTGTGTGCTGTATGATGATGGATCTGCAGGGCTGTGGGGGTTAAATGGGCGCGGAGTAAGAGGATGCCACCATCTATCCAACTTTGCATAGGTGGCACGCTGCCTgttgagaggagagagacacgAAATAGATGGCAGCGAGAGAGGGAAAGCACAGATGCTGCTGCGAGAACAGGGTGagcactgctgtgtgtgaaatgtgtgtatCCCCAGTGGAATGAGTATGATATAGCTCCATCTTCTCACAAACAGTTTGTTATCTAAAGCTTCCAAACCCCGACAGATCAGTTCTGTTTTGCATGTGAAACAAGCGCAATTTCCCCCCATCAAAAACCCAAATCCCCTGCTGAAGAGTGTTCCTACTCTCGGTTTTTGTTCTCCGTGGTACAGCGAGGGCACCCCGGTTTACGCTACACAACCAGTAAGATAGGGGATTCAAAATGGCTGCAGATcaggagaaaacaaaaaataatggTGGCGTCACAGCTGGAGTGGACTGACTCAAATTGTGTCGCCCCGGTTGGATCGGGCCAGCTTCCTGCAGCGGAAGCAGCGCTCAGATGAATGTTTGATGAAGAGCGCCGGAGAGAGCAGTTAACACTTTAATGTTGCCGCGCTCAAGGTGTCACCGCAATTCACTGACTCCTCAGAGTGAATGCACCACCCGTAATAAAACATTCAGTCAGACACAGACGTCACTAGGACTGTGTGTAAGCacggtggtgtgtgtgtgtgtgtgtgtgtgtgtgtgtgtgtgtgtgtgtgtgtgtgtgtgtgtgtgtgtgtgtgtgtgtgtgtgtgtgtgtgtgtgtgatgatctGTCTACTGGAATTCCCGGGACAGGAATAGCTGCTGGTTTATACAATAGGAGGAATGAGGAAAGGA encodes:
- the qkia gene encoding protein quaking-A isoform X3 — protein: MMVGEVEVKERPRPSPDYLMQLLNEKKLMTSLPNLCGIFTHLERLLDEEINRVRKDMYSDTVNGLVERHPMELPEPLGPIVHLQEKLFVPVKEYPDYNFVGRILGPRGLTAKQLEAETGCKIMVRGKSSMRDKKKEEQNRGKPNWEHLNEDLHVLITVEDTQGRAEMKMRRAVEEVKKLLVPAAEGEDNLKKMQLMELAILNGTYRDNNIKTPTLAFSLAAAAAAAQGQRLIATPTGQVLPPQALRPQTPGGGPIMNLIRQPQMAAMLPNGTPTLVPPSPDGGLIYTSPYDYPYTLAPTSLLEYPIEHSGVLGKRAWASMGPAGTANFGPSGHEGLFYPGVGMLDAAAMSHSQDLLKGAMATKVRRHDTRVHPYQRIVTADRAATGN
- the qkia gene encoding protein quaking-A isoform X2; this encodes MMVGEVEVKERPRPSPDYLMQLLNEKKLMTSLPNLCGIFTHLERLLDEEINRVRKDMYSDTVNGLVERHPMELPEPLGPIVHLQEKLFVPVKEYPDYNFVGRILGPRGLTAKQLEAETGCKIMVRGKSSMRDKKKEEQNRGKPNWEHLNEDLHVLITVEDTQGRAEMKMRRAVEEVKKLLVPAAEGEDNLKKMQLMELAILNGTYRDNNIKTPAAAAAQGQRLIATPTGQVLPPQALRPQTPGGGPIMNLIRQPQMAAMLPNGTPTLVPPSPDGGLIYTSPYDYPYTLAPTSLLEYPIEHSGVLGKRAWASMGPAGTANFGPSGHEGLFYPGVGMLDAAAMSHSQDLLKGAMATKVRRHDTRVHPYQRIVTADRGQFSLLDTLLLIDEFQ
- the qkia gene encoding protein quaking-A isoform X1, which codes for MMVGEVEVKERPRPSPDYLMQLLNEKKLMTSLPNLCGIFTHLERLLDEEINRVRKDMYSDTVNGLVERHPMELPEPLGPIVHLQEKLFVPVKEYPDYNFVGRILGPRGLTAKQLEAETGCKIMVRGKSSMRDKKKEEQNRGKPNWEHLNEDLHVLITVEDTQGRAEMKMRRAVEEVKKLLVPAAEGEDNLKKMQLMELAILNGTYRDNNIKTPTLAFSLAAAAAAAQGQRLIATPTGQVLPPQALRPQTPGGGPIMNLIRQPQMAAMLPNGTPTLVPPSPDGGLIYTSPYDYPYTLAPTSLLEYPIEHSGVLGKRAWASMGPAGTANFGPSGHEGLFYPGVGMLDAAAMSHSQDLLKGAMATKVRRHDTRVHPYQRIVTADRGQFSLLDTLLLIDEFQ